A section of the Thermoflexus hugenholtzii JAD2 genome encodes:
- a CDS encoding alpha/beta fold hydrolase translates to RRARRRRRAWPSREAAAAHLRSRPLFAAWHPDAFKGYLEEGLLPSSDGQVVLAYPPEWEVHIFVNVPHDAWRFVPRIPVPTLVVRGASTDTFTADSEARFRRLKPDAHFAVIPGGHLFPMERPEETAALVREWLTRILRET, encoded by the coding sequence CCCGGCGCGCCCGGCGCCGCCGGCGGGCCTGGCCCAGCCGGGAGGCCGCCGCGGCCCACCTCCGATCCCGCCCCTTGTTCGCCGCCTGGCATCCGGACGCCTTCAAGGGCTACCTAGAGGAAGGCCTCCTCCCCTCTTCCGACGGCCAGGTCGTGCTGGCCTATCCTCCGGAGTGGGAGGTTCATATCTTCGTGAACGTCCCCCACGATGCCTGGCGGTTCGTCCCCCGCATCCCGGTCCCCACACTGGTGGTGCGGGGCGCATCCACGGACACCTTCACCGCGGATTCCGAGGCCCGCTTCCGTCGCCTGAAGCCGGATGCCCACTTCGCGGTGATCCCCGGAGGGCATCTCTTCCCGATGGAGCGGCCGGAGGAGACCGCAGCCTTGGTCCGGGAGTGGCTGACGCGGATCCTGCGTGAAACGTGA